A window of Exiguobacterium sp. Helios genomic DNA:
AAGTCGGATTTGATCATTCGTATGAAGGCAACCCGCTCGTTAATGCGATGTGTATCGGCTTGATCAACCACGAAGACATTCAAAAGGGTCTCGCAAAAGGCGCCGGTAACTCGGTCATGTACGTCGGTGCAGCAACCGGTCGTGACGGCATTCACGGAGCGACTTTTGCTTCAGAAGATCTTGGGGAAGATACCGAAGCGAAACGTCCGGCCGTTCAGGTAGGAGATCCGTTCATGGAGAAGTTGTTGATTGAAGCCTGTCTTGAAATCGTCGGTCATCCGGCACTTGTCGGGATGCAGGATATGGGCGCCGCCGGACTGACGTCCTCGTCAGCCGAGATGGCTTCGAAAGCCGGTATGGGCATCGAGATGCATCTTGATGACGTTCCTCAGCGCGAAACCGGGATGACAGCTTATGAAATGATGTTATCGGAATCACAGGAACGGATGTTGCTCGTCGTCGAACGCGGACGCGAAGCAGAGATCGAAGCCATCGTCAGCAAATGGGGACTCCATGCGGTGCATGTCGGAGAAGTTATCGACGAGAAAGTGCTTCGTCTCGTTCACCACGGTAAGATTGTCGCTGAAGTACCGGTCGATGCACTCGCGGAAGAAGCACCGGTTTATAACAAACCATCCCGTGTCCCGGCTTATTATGAAGAGTTCCAAGCAATGGATGAAACGTTACCGGTCGTCGAAGATGCTGTTGAAACATGGCGGGCCTTGCTCAAACAGCCGACGATTGCTTCAAAACGTTGGGTCTACGATCAATACGATCATATGGTTCAGACGTCAACGGTCGTCGCACCGGGGTCTGATGCAGCCGTCATCCGGGTTCGCGGAACGAACAAAGCACTCGCGATGACAACCGACTGCAACAGCCGGTTCGTTTACCTCGATCCGTTTGTCGGCGGACAGATTGCCGTCGCCGAAGCAGCCCGCAACATCGTTGCGAGTGGTGCGACACCACTGGCGATTACCGACTGCCTGAACTTCGGGAATCCGGATAAACCGGAAGGCTTCTGGCAACTACAGCAAGCGACGGCCGGAATGGCCGAAGCGTGTCGTGTGCTCGAGACGCCGGTCATCGGCGGGAATGTTTCCTTATACAACGAATCTGCCGGAAAAGCAGTTCATCCGACGCCGGTCGTCGGGATGGTCGGTCTCCACGAACAAACGGAGTGGATTACGACACAACACGTCAAGCAAGCAGGCGACGCTGTCTACCTACTCGGAGAGACGACAGCGGAATTCGGCGGCAGTGAACTGCAATACCTGCAATTCGAAAAATCATTCGGCAAAGCACCGCACATTGACTTAGCCGTCGAACAAGAACGGTTACTCGCCTTGCAAGCGGCGGTTCAAGCGGGACTTGTCACGGCGATCCATGACGTGGCAGAAGGTGGTCTCGCCGTTGCCTTAGCCGAGATGACATTCGGGACGACGCTTGGTCTTGACGTGATATTTGACGGACCAGCCCTGCACCTGTTCAGTGAATCGCAATCACGTTTCGTCGTGACGGTGAAGTCGGAACAGGAAGCAGCCTTCGTCAAGCAGACAGGAGCGTATAAATTAGGATACGTTACCGATCAAG
This region includes:
- the purL gene encoding phosphoribosylformylglycinamidine synthase subunit PurL, with amino-acid sequence MLKQQSEPTMEQIQEQRIYATMGLSDAEYEMVVNLLGRQPNYTEIGLFSVMWSEHCSYKTSKPVLRQFPTTGPRVLQGPGEGAGVVDIGDNQAVVFKIESHNHPSAVEPYQGAATGVGGIIRDIFSMGARPVALMNSLRFGHLGTPRVNQLFEQVVAGIAGYGNCVGIPTIGGEVGFDHSYEGNPLVNAMCIGLINHEDIQKGLAKGAGNSVMYVGAATGRDGIHGATFASEDLGEDTEAKRPAVQVGDPFMEKLLIEACLEIVGHPALVGMQDMGAAGLTSSSAEMASKAGMGIEMHLDDVPQRETGMTAYEMMLSESQERMLLVVERGREAEIEAIVSKWGLHAVHVGEVIDEKVLRLVHHGKIVAEVPVDALAEEAPVYNKPSRVPAYYEEFQAMDETLPVVEDAVETWRALLKQPTIASKRWVYDQYDHMVQTSTVVAPGSDAAVIRVRGTNKALAMTTDCNSRFVYLDPFVGGQIAVAEAARNIVASGATPLAITDCLNFGNPDKPEGFWQLQQATAGMAEACRVLETPVIGGNVSLYNESAGKAVHPTPVVGMVGLHEQTEWITTQHVKQAGDAVYLLGETTAEFGGSELQYLQFEKSFGKAPHIDLAVEQERLLALQAAVQAGLVTAIHDVAEGGLAVALAEMTFGTTLGLDVIFDGPALHLFSESQSRFVVTVKSEQEAAFVKQTGAYKLGYVTDQDALQIKTNDTLIEATRSTLQADWEGAIACYMTSKD